The nucleotide sequence ACTTCGGTGGGGCCGTCGGCGGCCACAGCAGGTGCAGTGGCCAGTGCAACGCCCACATCACGAGGACCACATGAGCCACGGCCAGGGTCGCGGTGAGCAGGCCCACCAACCGATGGAACTGCAGCACCGCCTCGGTACCGAAGGTCTTCGACAAGGACCGCAACCGGGAGGACATCACGATGGCCGCCACCAGGAAGGACGCGGCGAGCAGTCCCGTGATCAACGCCAGCGCGATCAGCGGCCCGCGGTGGCGATCCAGACCGACGCTCAGCCACCCCAGGACGAGGGGTACCACCAGGAGCGCAGCCATTGCCGACTTCCATGCCAGGCGAATCACGGCCGAACCGTAACGATCCCGGCCCTGCGGCAGGGGGCGTTCACCGGGATCCCCACCCGATCGGGGGTGTCTGAATGGTCACGTCCGACCGGGTGGTTACCGTCGTCGGATGGACGATCGACCGCCGGCGGCCCCCGATGCGTCCGGCGAGCGCGAGTGGCTGCTCCCCGGTGGACTGGGCTCCGACGGGCTCGTGGTCCGGGTGGGCCGGACGGTGCGCCGTCCGGAGCGAGACTTCAGTCCCGCCGTCCGGGCGTTCCTGCACCACCTGCACGAGAACGGGTTCGATGCTGCTCCTCGTCCGCTCGGTCACGATGACCAGGGCCGCGAGATCCTGACCTATCTGCCCGGCGAGGTGGCCCACCCACCGTTCCCGGCCTGGGCCGCCGAACCCGACCTCTTGATGTCGGTGGCCGAGCTGCAACGCCGGATGCACACGGCCGCACGAGGTTTCACGCCGCCACCGGACGCCGCGTGGCAGCGTGCCAACCTGCCGCCGGCCGGGCCTGAGTCGCTGATCTGTCACAACGACCTGTGCGTCGAGAACGTGGTGGTCCGGGACGGCCGTGCGGTCGGGGTGATCGACTTCGACTTCGCCGCACCGTCGGACCCGTTGCTGGACGTCGCCATCGCCGTCCGCCACTGGGTTCCGGTGCGCGACCCGGCCGATCTCCCCGAGGCGTGGCGGGGGCTGGACCTGCGGTCCCGGTTCGGGACCT is from Kineosporiaceae bacterium and encodes:
- a CDS encoding phosphotransferase, with the protein product MDDRPPAAPDASGEREWLLPGGLGSDGLVVRVGRTVRRPERDFSPAVRAFLHHLHENGFDAAPRPLGHDDQGREILTYLPGEVAHPPFPAWAAEPDLLMSVAELQRRMHTAARGFTPPPDAAWQRANLPPAGPESLICHNDLCVENVVVRDGRAVGVIDFDFAAPSDPLLDVAIAVRHWVPVRDPADLPEAWRGLDLRSRFGTYCAVHELDDAARARVLDHVVAFLDRALVSMRTRAEQGRPGYVRVWQSGYEAQNRRSRAAVDWLR